The region ACGAACGTCTTCGCCGTAATCACTGGCGGCGACCGAATCGGCTCATCGAGTGCGACCTTGATCAGATAGTCCGTCAGCCGCCACAGATTATAGATCAACGTCGACAGCGCGAAGTTACACAACCGAAGTCGGTAGTCCGTCGACGATGTTTTCGGCAGGAAGTCCTTGATCGACTTGTACTGGTTCTCGATGTCCCACCGCCGACTGTACCCGTTCACCACGCTCGCAATCTCCTCCGGCTCGATGTGGTCCTTGTTGGTCACGAACACCGCGTACTTCCCGTCAGCATCATCGCTCGTACTCGGCGTGTAGAGGAACTCCGCCTTGTGATGGACGTCGCCGTCGATCCCCAACGGCACATCGTGTTTGACGGCCTTGTCCGCCGTCGGATGCTTTTGGATATCCTGAATCGCCGCCAAGTCATCTTCGTACGTCGGTACTGGGGAGAGATACGTGAGCCCACGCTCGTCAACGTTGGCGTACACGCGATTGGCGTAGAATCCTCGGTCGAACATCACCATGTCCAGGTCGACGAACTGCTCTGCTCGGTCGAGTAATCGACTCACCAGGTCAGCTTTCGAGTACGACGGCGAACCGTCGGGCTCCCACGCAGAATCCTCTTTGACCGGCTCGATGCCGAGGACGATTGGTGCGTGATCCCCTACTAAGGTGATGGTGGCGTACTTGTAGCCGCGTTTGTACTCGCCGTCCTTCTTGTAGCCACTCACCATCTTCGGATAGTCCGGCTTCGCGACACCTGCTTCCTTGTCCTCCCACGGCCAGACGTGGAACTGCTCGTGCGTGATATCGATGGCTGCAACGGTCTCCCGTGAGTCGAAGGGATCGTCGCCACGAATCGAGTTGATGATGTTCTCGGTGGCGGCGTTGAACGCCGTCATAATCGCGTCCCGAATCCGGTCGATCTCGGGCATCGAATCATCATCCTCGAACTCCGCGAACGTGAGCTGGTCGTCCGAGTCTTCGGGTGTCGCGATTTTCTTGATTGCCCGCAGGAACGTTGAATCGTCGCAGGTGAGGTCGTCGTCGGTGAGCCAGCCGTACT is a window of Halobacterium hubeiense DNA encoding:
- a CDS encoding transposase encodes the protein MTSDPAAVAESIVVHAETLCEREDHLWDVIRQLSIPVNDLEDARDQNKADFETDEMFRTLLFKGIRGISQNELAQRLGREPSLVKSFHFDITDLEKTPTQQQLSYTHGKFSEDTQEVLNRTVAGVRQVALDNDVLTEALVPSVPTETEEEESQSTSEYKKEKAQKTLTLARKHVIPEFDTHRAAHKTYSDEVILDMFASICANNGSAHSEAEYGWLTDDDLTCDDSTFLRAIKKIATPEDSDDQLTFAEFEDDDSMPEIDRIRDAIMTAFNAATENIINSIRGDDPFDSRETVAAIDITHEQFHVWPWEDKEAGVAKPDYPKMVSGYKKDGEYKRGYKYATITLVGDHAPIVLGIEPVKEDSAWEPDGSPSYSKADLVSRLLDRAEQFVDLDMVMFDRGFYANRVYANVDERGLTYLSPVPTYEDDLAAIQDIQKHPTADKAVKHDVPLGIDGDVHHKAEFLYTPSTSDDADGKYAVFVTNKDHIEPEEIASVVNGYSRRWDIENQYKSIKDFLPKTSSTDYRLRLCNFALSTLIYNLWRLTDYLIKVALDEPIRSPPVITAKTFVRALGDFLREFG